A genomic segment from Bradyrhizobium diazoefficiens USDA 110 encodes:
- the ugpA gene encoding sn-glycerol-3-phosphate ABC transporter permease UgpA, translating to MQKQAIFQSKLLPYALVAPQLAIVLIFFYWPALQAVIQSFLLQDAFGLSSTFVWFDNYIELFRDPAYFEAIVRTFFFSFAIAVSSLSFALLLAVMADKPLRGSMLYRTLLIWPYAVAPPVVGVLWIFMLHPSLGVLSRYLRSLGVDWNPLLDGNQAAALIILAAAWKQISYNFLFFLAGLQAIPKSVLEAAAIDGARPMRRFWTVTFPLLSPTIFFLLVVNIVYAFFDTFGIIDTMTRGGPGTSTVTLVYKVYSDGLLGGNLGSSAAQSVILMVMVIVLTGIQFRFVERKVTY from the coding sequence ATGCAAAAGCAAGCCATTTTCCAGTCAAAGCTATTGCCTTACGCGCTGGTTGCGCCGCAGCTCGCGATCGTCCTGATTTTCTTCTACTGGCCGGCCTTGCAGGCGGTGATCCAGTCCTTCCTGCTCCAGGATGCCTTCGGTCTGTCGAGCACCTTTGTCTGGTTCGACAATTACATCGAGCTGTTCAGGGATCCCGCCTATTTCGAGGCGATCGTCCGGACGTTCTTCTTCTCGTTCGCGATCGCCGTGTCGTCGCTGTCCTTTGCGCTGCTGCTCGCCGTCATGGCCGACAAACCGCTGCGCGGCTCGATGCTCTACCGCACGCTCCTGATCTGGCCCTATGCGGTCGCGCCGCCCGTGGTCGGCGTGCTCTGGATCTTCATGCTGCATCCCTCGCTTGGCGTGCTCTCGCGCTATCTGCGCAGCCTGGGCGTCGACTGGAATCCGCTGCTCGACGGCAACCAGGCCGCAGCGCTGATCATCCTCGCCGCCGCGTGGAAGCAGATCTCCTATAATTTCCTGTTCTTCCTCGCCGGCCTGCAAGCCATCCCGAAAAGCGTGCTCGAGGCCGCTGCGATCGACGGCGCGCGGCCGATGCGGCGGTTCTGGACCGTGACCTTCCCGCTGCTGTCGCCCACGATCTTCTTCCTGCTGGTCGTCAACATCGTCTACGCCTTCTTCGACACCTTCGGCATCATCGACACCATGACCCGCGGCGGGCCCGGAACATCGACGGTCACGCTGGTCTACAAGGTCTATTCCGACGGCCTGCTCGGCGGCAATCTCGGCAGCTCGGCGGCGCAATCGGTGATCCTGATGGTCATGGTCATCGTGCTGACGGGAATCCAGTTCCGCTTCGTCGAACGCAAGGTGACCTACTGA
- a CDS encoding TIGR02300 family protein, translating into MAKSELGTKRICPTTGKKFYDLNKNPVISPYTGEVVPIAPVAPARTTRGAEARHAAAADTTPEPAEAEELVSLEEADAEENTGKVKAVVPESEDDIEVDETLDDDDDDDSTFIADEEEGDEDVTDIIGDVGGDEET; encoded by the coding sequence GTGGCCAAGTCCGAACTCGGAACCAAACGTATTTGCCCGACCACGGGCAAGAAGTTCTATGACCTCAACAAGAATCCGGTGATCTCGCCCTATACCGGCGAAGTGGTCCCGATCGCGCCCGTGGCGCCTGCGCGCACGACTCGCGGCGCCGAAGCTCGCCACGCAGCGGCCGCGGACACCACGCCGGAGCCGGCGGAGGCCGAGGAATTGGTCTCCCTCGAGGAGGCCGATGCCGAGGAGAACACCGGCAAGGTCAAGGCCGTCGTGCCCGAATCGGAGGACGATATCGAGGTCGACGAGACCCTCGACGACGACGATGACGATGATTCGACATTCATCGCCGACGAAGAAGAGGGCGATGAGGACGTTACCGACATCATTGGTGATGTCGGGGGCGATGAAGAGACTTGA
- a CDS encoding tetratricopeptide repeat protein, with protein sequence MVCGSIGRVFGLLCSVTIAATAMAHADEASNDRVIAEKTEIIVADPTNAVAYELRGEAWYMKRDKDRAFEDCSAAIRIDPNFGRAYNCRGRAYSAKGDRDRAMADYNEAIRLDPGYGPSYTSRAQEYFNRRDFDLAIAGFTEAIERNPKQAYFATVMRGEAYAAKGDTDHAVADYTEAMQRNPAAAWPYELRSAVHFDKGEIDEALDDCNSAVRLEPGSAGGHYCRAVVLVKKDDPDGAIREFDEVTRIAPAFVKAYLARAVAWHKKGDDKHAIADFDEAIRLQPGNSTAYNNRAAAFRDMGQHDRALADYNEALRLDPKNQDVLANRGLLYMMMSDAKHARADFNSVLALPPTDKWATDTAREGLGFLK encoded by the coding sequence ATGGTTTGCGGTTCGATCGGCCGGGTCTTCGGTCTGCTTTGCTCGGTCACCATCGCCGCCACGGCCATGGCCCATGCCGACGAGGCATCCAACGACCGCGTCATCGCGGAAAAGACCGAGATCATTGTAGCCGACCCGACCAATGCGGTCGCTTACGAGCTGCGTGGCGAAGCCTGGTACATGAAGCGGGACAAGGACCGCGCCTTCGAGGACTGCAGCGCTGCGATACGGATCGATCCGAATTTCGGGCGGGCCTATAACTGCCGCGGTCGCGCCTATTCTGCCAAAGGCGATCGCGATCGCGCCATGGCCGATTACAACGAGGCCATTCGCCTCGATCCCGGCTACGGACCGTCTTACACATCGCGGGCGCAGGAATATTTCAACAGGCGCGACTTCGATCTCGCGATCGCCGGGTTCACCGAGGCGATCGAACGCAATCCCAAACAAGCCTATTTTGCGACTGTCATGAGAGGGGAGGCGTATGCGGCGAAGGGCGACACCGATCACGCCGTCGCCGATTACACCGAGGCCATGCAGCGGAATCCGGCGGCCGCGTGGCCCTACGAGCTGCGAAGCGCCGTCCATTTCGACAAAGGCGAGATCGACGAGGCTCTCGACGACTGCAACAGCGCGGTCCGTCTGGAGCCCGGGAGTGCCGGCGGCCATTATTGCCGGGCCGTCGTCCTCGTGAAAAAGGACGACCCCGATGGGGCCATCCGGGAGTTTGACGAAGTCACACGGATCGCTCCGGCTTTCGTGAAGGCCTATCTGGCGCGCGCCGTCGCCTGGCACAAGAAGGGCGACGACAAACATGCCATCGCCGATTTCGACGAAGCGATCAGGCTTCAGCCGGGAAATTCCACGGCCTACAACAATCGCGCCGCTGCGTTTCGCGACATGGGACAGCACGATCGCGCGCTCGCCGACTACAACGAGGCGCTTCGACTCGATCCCAAAAACCAGGATGTGCTGGCTAATCGCGGCCTGCTCTACATGATGATGTCCGACGCCAAACATGCGCGCGCGGATTTCAACAGCGTGCTCGCGCTGCCGCCGACCGATAAATGGGCCACCGACACCGCGCGCGAAGGGCTTGGCTTTCTGAAATGA
- a CDS encoding organic hydroperoxide resistance protein, with protein MSVNVLYKTSAKATGGRDGHAATLDGALDVKLTTPKELGGGGGAGNNPEQLFAAGYAACFIGAMKFVASQGGPKVPADAAVTSTVGIGPRSEGGFGLDIDLAVSLPGLARAEAEALVAKAHQVCPYSNATRGNVDVRLTVV; from the coding sequence ATGTCCGTGAACGTCCTTTACAAGACCAGCGCAAAAGCCACCGGCGGCCGCGACGGCCATGCTGCGACCCTCGACGGCGCGCTCGACGTCAAGCTCACCACGCCGAAGGAGCTCGGCGGCGGCGGCGGCGCCGGCAACAATCCCGAGCAGCTGTTTGCGGCCGGCTACGCCGCCTGCTTCATCGGCGCGATGAAGTTCGTGGCCTCGCAGGGCGGCCCGAAGGTTCCCGCCGACGCCGCCGTCACCTCGACCGTCGGCATCGGCCCGCGCTCCGAAGGCGGCTTCGGCCTCGACATCGACCTCGCCGTCTCGCTGCCGGGCCTCGCCCGTGCCGAAGCCGAGGCGCTGGTCGCGAAGGCGCACCAGGTGTGCCCCTATTCCAATGCCACGCGCGGCAATGTCGACGTTCGCCTGACGGTCGTCTGA
- a CDS encoding Hsp20 family protein, whose amino-acid sequence MSRVPTLSSPFLLGFDEIERVLDRVVKGADGYPPYNIERCDRSDGQPERLRITLAVAGFTRDQLDVTIEENQLVIRGRQQDDKTRQYIHRGIAARHFQRTFVLAEGMLVLGADLKNGLLSIDLARPEPERIVKTIAINEHE is encoded by the coding sequence ATGTCTCGTGTTCCCACGCTTTCCAGTCCGTTCCTTCTGGGCTTCGACGAGATCGAGCGCGTGCTCGATCGGGTCGTCAAAGGCGCCGACGGTTACCCTCCCTACAATATCGAGAGGTGCGACCGGTCGGACGGCCAGCCCGAGCGTTTGCGCATCACGCTGGCGGTCGCCGGATTCACGCGCGACCAACTCGATGTAACCATTGAGGAAAACCAGCTCGTGATCCGCGGGCGGCAGCAGGACGACAAGACCCGGCAATACATCCATCGCGGCATCGCCGCGCGCCACTTCCAGCGCACCTTCGTGCTGGCGGAGGGGATGCTGGTGCTGGGTGCGGATCTGAAGAACGGGTTGTTGTCGATCGACCTGGCCCGGCCTGAACCGGAGAGGATCGTTAAGACAATCGCTATCAATGAGCACGAATAA
- a CDS encoding CaiB/BaiF CoA transferase family protein — MTEAVMGAMSGLRVIDLTRVLGGPYCTQILADHGADVIKVEPPAGDEVRDWGPPFHDEDAAYFIGINRNKRSIGLDLASEGGRVVLLKMLETADVLIENFKPGTLEKWGIGNEVLREKFPRLVHCRICGFGADGPRGGNPGYDAIIQAMTGMIAATGSPESGPMRIGVPLVDITTGLYAAIGILMALSERQRSGKGQFLETTLYETGLAIMHPHTANYFMHGKPPGLTGNEHPNLVPYAIFPTKTDNIFIGVGNDGTFRKLANEIGKPELGTDPRFARNKDRIANREALRAELAAVFSQHEAEPLCNRLLAAGLPAGPVQKIDQALTNPHTIYRGDIIEKDWYKGVASPIRLDRSKPSLRRLPPKFSQHSAEVLGEFGYSKAEIDAMVEKGTVCGPERKR, encoded by the coding sequence ATGACTGAAGCCGTTATGGGTGCAATGAGCGGACTGCGCGTCATCGATCTCACGCGCGTGCTCGGCGGCCCCTACTGCACCCAGATCCTCGCCGACCATGGCGCCGACGTGATCAAGGTCGAGCCGCCCGCCGGCGACGAGGTGCGCGACTGGGGCCCTCCCTTCCACGACGAGGACGCGGCCTATTTCATCGGCATCAACCGCAACAAGCGCTCGATCGGCCTCGACCTCGCCTCCGAGGGCGGCCGCGTCGTGCTGCTCAAGATGCTGGAGACGGCCGACGTCCTGATCGAGAATTTCAAGCCGGGCACGCTGGAGAAATGGGGCATCGGCAACGAGGTGCTGCGCGAGAAATTCCCGCGCCTCGTGCATTGCCGGATCTGCGGCTTCGGCGCCGACGGCCCGCGCGGCGGCAATCCCGGCTATGACGCCATCATCCAGGCCATGACCGGCATGATCGCGGCGACCGGCTCGCCCGAGAGCGGGCCGATGCGGATCGGCGTGCCGCTGGTCGACATCACCACCGGCCTCTATGCGGCGATCGGCATCCTGATGGCGCTGTCGGAGCGGCAGCGCTCGGGCAAGGGCCAGTTCCTGGAGACCACGCTGTACGAGACCGGCCTTGCCATCATGCATCCGCACACCGCGAACTATTTCATGCATGGCAAGCCGCCGGGCCTCACCGGCAACGAGCATCCGAATCTCGTGCCTTACGCGATCTTCCCGACCAAGACCGACAACATCTTCATCGGCGTCGGCAATGACGGCACCTTCCGCAAGCTCGCCAACGAGATCGGCAAGCCCGAACTCGGCACCGATCCGCGCTTTGCCCGCAACAAGGACCGCATCGCCAATCGCGAGGCGCTGCGCGCCGAGCTTGCCGCGGTGTTCAGCCAGCACGAGGCCGAGCCGCTCTGCAATCGCCTGCTCGCGGCGGGCCTGCCCGCAGGCCCGGTGCAGAAGATCGACCAGGCGTTGACGAACCCGCACACGATCTACCGCGGCGATATTATCGAGAAGGACTGGTACAAGGGCGTCGCCTCGCCGATCCGGCTCGATCGCAGCAAGCCGAGCCTGCGCCGGCTGCCGCCGAAATTCAGCCAGCACTCGGCGGAGGTGCTGGGCGAGTTCGGATATTCCAAGGCCGAGATCGACGCGATGGTCGAGAAGGGCACGGTCTGCGGCCCCGAGCGCAAGCGCTAG
- a CDS encoding sn-glycerol-3-phosphate import ATP-binding protein UgpC yields MANVTLRNVRKTYTGGFEAIKGVNVDVADGQFCVLVGPSGCGKSTLLRMVAGLETVTGGEIDIGGRVVNQIEPADRDIAMVFQNYALYPHMSVYNNMAYGLRNRGMAEAEIKTRVEEAARVLELTSMLERKPRQLSGGQRQRVAMGRAIVRQPKVFLFDEPLSNLDAKLRIAMRVEIRKLQRRLNTTSIYVTHDQLEAMTLADVLVVMNGGQVEQVGNPLAIYEKPATTFVASFIGAPPMNLMSTRSDEIKSQLGGSAAEAGVLGIRPEDFVITDQTPAGGVALPLTVEAIERVGAETFVYGSREQEDQRVAATPGELPPGEVIVRIPGTEAPTIGARIRVAAIRPKLHLFSGDGRTRLEA; encoded by the coding sequence ATGGCTAACGTCACCCTGCGCAATGTCCGCAAGACCTACACCGGCGGCTTCGAGGCCATCAAAGGCGTCAACGTCGATGTCGCCGACGGGCAGTTCTGCGTGCTGGTCGGCCCCTCCGGCTGCGGCAAGTCCACGCTGCTGCGCATGGTTGCGGGGCTCGAGACCGTCACCGGCGGCGAGATCGACATCGGCGGCCGCGTCGTCAACCAGATCGAGCCCGCCGATCGCGACATCGCGATGGTGTTCCAGAACTACGCGCTCTATCCGCATATGAGCGTCTACAACAACATGGCTTACGGCCTGCGCAACCGCGGCATGGCGGAAGCCGAGATCAAGACCCGCGTCGAGGAAGCCGCGCGCGTGCTCGAGCTCACATCGATGCTGGAGCGCAAGCCGCGCCAGCTCTCCGGCGGCCAGCGCCAGCGCGTCGCGATGGGTCGCGCCATCGTGCGCCAGCCGAAGGTGTTTTTGTTCGACGAGCCGCTGTCGAACCTCGATGCCAAGCTGCGCATCGCGATGCGCGTCGAGATCCGCAAATTGCAGCGCCGGCTCAACACGACCTCGATCTACGTCACCCACGACCAGCTCGAGGCGATGACGCTCGCCGACGTTCTCGTCGTGATGAACGGCGGACAGGTCGAGCAGGTCGGCAATCCCTTGGCGATCTACGAGAAGCCGGCCACGACCTTCGTCGCCTCGTTCATCGGGGCACCGCCGATGAATCTGATGTCGACGCGCTCCGACGAGATCAAATCGCAGCTCGGTGGCAGTGCGGCTGAGGCCGGCGTCCTCGGCATCCGTCCGGAAGATTTCGTCATCACCGACCAGACCCCGGCCGGCGGCGTCGCCCTCCCGCTCACGGTGGAAGCGATCGAGCGCGTCGGCGCCGAGACCTTCGTCTACGGTTCCCGCGAGCAGGAAGACCAGCGCGTCGCCGCCACGCCCGGCGAGCTGCCGCCCGGCGAGGTCATCGTCCGCATCCCCGGAACCGAAGCCCCCACCATCGGCGCGAGAATCCGCGTCGCCGCGATACGGCCGAAGCTGCACCTTTTCAGCGGCGACGGGCGGACGCGGCTGGAGGCCTGA
- the ugpB gene encoding sn-glycerol-3-phosphate ABC transporter substrate-binding protein UgpB translates to MALRHFGAAAAFAITVGMSASPALAVTEIQWWHAMTGANNDVIVKLATDFNASQSDYKVIPTYKGNYPDTMNAGIAAFRAGNAPHIMQVFEVGTATMMAATGAVKPVYKLMADAGEKFDPKIYLPAITGYYSTSKGEMLSFPFNSSSTVMWVNLDEFKKVNAEIPKTWPEVFEVAKKLHDNGHPTCGFSGSWITWVNLEQLSAWHNVPLSTKANGLDGFDTKLEFNGPLQVKHLEKLVELQKDKTYDYAGRTNTGEGRFTSGECAIYLTSSAFFGNVKAQAKFNFNAVPMPYYPDVKGAPQNSIIGGASLWVMGGKSAEEYKGVAKFLTFLSDTDRQVYIHKASGYLPITKAAYEKAKAEGFYKDQPYLETPLLELTNKEPTENSRGLRLGNMVQLRDVWSEEIEQALAGKKTAKQALDAAVERGNTMLRQFEKTAVK, encoded by the coding sequence ATGGCACTTCGACACTTTGGGGCGGCTGCCGCATTTGCAATCACGGTCGGCATGTCGGCCTCGCCGGCCCTGGCCGTGACCGAAATCCAGTGGTGGCACGCGATGACCGGCGCCAACAACGACGTCATCGTCAAGCTTGCCACCGACTTCAACGCGTCGCAGAGCGACTACAAGGTCATCCCGACCTACAAGGGCAACTATCCCGACACGATGAACGCGGGCATCGCCGCGTTCCGTGCCGGCAACGCGCCGCACATCATGCAGGTGTTCGAAGTCGGCACCGCGACCATGATGGCCGCGACCGGCGCCGTGAAGCCCGTCTACAAGCTGATGGCCGACGCCGGCGAGAAGTTCGATCCCAAGATCTATCTGCCCGCCATCACCGGCTACTACTCCACGTCGAAGGGCGAGATGCTGTCGTTCCCCTTCAACTCGTCCTCGACCGTGATGTGGGTCAACCTCGACGAGTTCAAGAAGGTCAACGCCGAGATCCCGAAGACCTGGCCCGAAGTGTTCGAGGTCGCCAAGAAGCTGCACGACAACGGTCATCCGACCTGCGGCTTCTCCGGCTCATGGATCACCTGGGTCAACCTCGAGCAGCTCTCCGCCTGGCACAACGTGCCGCTCTCGACCAAGGCGAACGGCCTCGACGGCTTCGACACCAAGCTCGAGTTCAACGGCCCGCTCCAGGTCAAGCATCTCGAGAAGCTGGTCGAACTTCAGAAGGACAAGACCTACGACTACGCCGGCCGCACCAACACCGGCGAAGGCCGCTTCACCTCGGGTGAGTGCGCGATCTACCTGACCTCGTCGGCCTTCTTCGGCAACGTCAAGGCACAGGCCAAGTTCAACTTCAACGCCGTGCCGATGCCCTATTATCCCGACGTCAAGGGCGCGCCGCAGAACTCGATCATCGGCGGCGCTTCGCTCTGGGTCATGGGCGGCAAGTCGGCCGAGGAATACAAGGGCGTCGCGAAATTCCTGACGTTCCTCTCCGACACCGATCGCCAGGTCTACATCCACAAGGCCTCCGGCTATCTGCCGATCACCAAGGCGGCCTATGAGAAGGCCAAGGCCGAGGGCTTCTACAAGGACCAGCCCTATCTCGAGACCCCGCTGCTCGAGCTGACCAACAAGGAGCCGACCGAGAACTCGCGCGGTCTGCGCCTCGGCAACATGGTGCAGCTGCGTGACGTCTGGTCGGAAGAGATCGAGCAGGCGCTGGCCGGCAAGAAGACCGCCAAGCAGGCGCTCGACGCCGCTGTCGAACGCGGCAACACGATGCTGCGGCAGTTCGAAAAGACCGCTGTGAAGTGA
- the aroA gene encoding 3-phosphoshikimate 1-carboxyvinyltransferase: MTHSDQPRPLQSRANGPLTGKVRVPGDKSISHRALILGALAVGETRISGLLEGEDVLNTAKSMQALGASVERTGDFAWKVQGVGVAGFAQPKAALDFGNSGTGCRLVMGAVAGCPISAVFDGDASLRSRPMRRILDPLEKMGARVVSGGEGGRLPLTLQGARDPLPITYKTPVASAQIKSAVLLAGLAAPGTTTVIESEASRDHTELMLKHFGADITSTKEGQHGRRITLVGQPELHGANVVVPADPSSAAFPVVAALIAEGSDVVLSDVMTNPLRTGLFTTLREMGASIEESEVRGDAGEPMAQLRVRASKLRGVEVPPERAPSMIDEYLVLAVAASFAEGTTIMRGLQELRVKESDRLEATAEMLRVNGVKVEVSGDDLVVQGRGHVPGGGTVATHMDHRIAMSALVMGCASDQPVTVDDTAFIATSFPDFIPMMRSLGAEFS; the protein is encoded by the coding sequence TTGACCCATTCCGACCAACCGAGGCCGCTTCAGTCGCGCGCAAACGGTCCCCTGACCGGGAAAGTACGGGTGCCCGGGGACAAGTCGATCTCCCACCGCGCCCTCATCCTGGGCGCGCTCGCGGTCGGCGAGACCCGGATTTCGGGCCTGCTGGAGGGCGAGGACGTCCTCAACACCGCCAAATCCATGCAGGCGCTGGGTGCCAGCGTCGAGCGCACCGGCGATTTCGCCTGGAAGGTGCAGGGCGTGGGCGTCGCAGGCTTCGCCCAGCCCAAGGCGGCGCTGGATTTCGGCAATTCCGGCACCGGCTGCCGGCTGGTCATGGGCGCCGTCGCCGGCTGCCCGATCTCGGCGGTTTTCGACGGCGACGCCTCGTTGCGCAGCCGTCCCATGCGCCGGATCCTGGACCCGCTCGAGAAGATGGGCGCCAGGGTCGTCTCCGGCGGCGAGGGCGGCCGTCTGCCGCTGACCCTCCAGGGCGCGCGCGATCCGCTGCCGATCACCTACAAGACCCCGGTCGCCTCGGCTCAGATCAAATCCGCCGTGCTGCTCGCGGGCCTCGCCGCCCCGGGCACCACCACGGTCATCGAGAGCGAGGCCAGTCGCGACCACACCGAGCTGATGCTGAAGCACTTCGGCGCCGACATCACCTCCACCAAGGAGGGCCAGCACGGCCGCCGCATCACCCTCGTGGGCCAGCCCGAGCTGCATGGCGCCAATGTCGTGGTGCCCGCCGATCCCTCCTCGGCGGCCTTCCCGGTCGTTGCGGCGCTGATCGCCGAGGGCTCCGATGTCGTGCTGTCGGATGTCATGACCAATCCGCTGCGCACCGGCCTGTTCACCACGCTGCGCGAAATGGGCGCTTCGATCGAGGAGAGCGAAGTGCGCGGCGATGCCGGTGAGCCGATGGCGCAGCTGCGCGTGCGCGCGTCGAAGCTGCGCGGCGTCGAGGTGCCGCCGGAGCGCGCGCCGTCGATGATCGACGAATATCTCGTGCTGGCGGTGGCGGCCTCCTTCGCCGAAGGCACGACCATCATGCGCGGCCTGCAGGAGCTGCGCGTCAAGGAATCCGATCGTCTGGAGGCCACCGCCGAGATGCTGCGCGTCAACGGCGTCAAGGTCGAGGTCTCCGGCGACGATCTGGTCGTCCAGGGCCGCGGTCACGTTCCCGGTGGTGGCACCGTCGCCACCCACATGGACCATCGCATCGCGATGTCCGCGCTGGTGATGGGCTGCGCCTCCGACCAGCCCGTGACCGTCGACGACACCGCCTTCATCGCCACCAGTTTCCCGGATTTCATTCCGATGATGCGTTCGCTTGGGGCCGAGTTTTCATGA
- the ugpE gene encoding sn-glycerol-3-phosphate ABC transporter permease UgpE, with amino-acid sequence MVEDEGIRRYVAHFILWIGIAIVAFPVYIAIVASTQDNALIANGQMSLLPGGHFFEVYYQTIFVGTSGSTREPVGNMMLNSLVMALAIAIGKIAISIISAYAIVYFRFPFRMPIFWIIFITLMLPVEVRIYPTYKIVADLHMLDSYAGLSLPLIASATATLLFRQFFMTVPDELLEASRIDGAGPLRFFWDTLLPLSRTNMAALFVILFILGWNQYLWPLLITTRDDMQTIQVGIRKMITTTDALTEWPIVMATAVLAMLPPVFVVVAMQRLFVRGLVETEK; translated from the coding sequence ATGGTCGAGGACGAGGGCATCAGGCGCTACGTCGCCCATTTCATTCTCTGGATCGGGATCGCGATCGTCGCATTCCCGGTCTACATCGCGATCGTCGCCTCGACCCAGGACAACGCACTGATCGCGAACGGGCAGATGTCGCTGCTGCCGGGCGGGCACTTCTTCGAGGTCTACTACCAGACCATCTTCGTCGGCACGAGCGGCTCGACCCGCGAGCCCGTCGGCAACATGATGCTCAATTCGCTGGTGATGGCGCTGGCGATCGCGATCGGCAAGATCGCGATCTCGATCATCTCGGCCTATGCGATCGTGTATTTCCGCTTTCCGTTCCGGATGCCGATCTTCTGGATCATCTTCATCACCCTGATGCTGCCGGTCGAGGTCCGCATCTATCCGACCTACAAGATCGTTGCCGATTTGCACATGCTCGACAGCTATGCGGGCCTGTCGCTGCCGCTAATCGCGTCCGCCACCGCGACGCTGCTGTTCCGCCAGTTCTTCATGACCGTGCCGGACGAATTGCTGGAGGCCTCGCGCATCGACGGCGCCGGTCCCTTGCGCTTCTTCTGGGACACGCTGCTGCCGCTGTCGCGCACCAACATGGCGGCGCTGTTCGTGATCCTGTTCATCCTCGGCTGGAATCAATATCTCTGGCCGCTGCTCATCACCACCCGCGACGACATGCAGACCATCCAGGTCGGCATCCGCAAGATGATCACCACCACCGACGCGCTGACCGAATGGCCGATCGTGATGGCGACCGCCGTGCTGGCCATGCTGCCGCCGGTGTTCGTCGTCGTCGCCATGCAGAGACTGTTCGTGCGCGGCCTGGTCGAGACGGAAAAGTAG
- a CDS encoding MarR family winged helix-turn-helix transcriptional regulator, whose translation MARKPSAADAPLRLDNQICFAVYSAAHAFNRVYKPLLDRLGLTYPQYLVMLVLWERDDVPVKDIGERLFLDSGTLTPLLKRLEAAHLVKRTRSSEDERQVLIALTPQGHALKDKARAVPQSILAASDCSVSELVAMKDEIVALRDRLNAVIGE comes from the coding sequence ATGGCTCGGAAACCATCGGCAGCGGACGCGCCGCTGCGGCTCGACAACCAGATCTGCTTCGCGGTCTATTCGGCCGCGCACGCCTTCAATCGCGTCTACAAGCCGCTGCTCGACCGCCTCGGCCTGACCTATCCGCAATATCTGGTGATGCTGGTGCTGTGGGAGCGCGACGACGTGCCGGTCAAGGACATCGGGGAGAGGCTGTTTCTGGATTCGGGCACGCTGACGCCGCTGCTGAAGCGCCTCGAGGCCGCCCACCTCGTCAAGCGCACCCGCTCGAGCGAGGACGAGCGCCAGGTGCTGATCGCGCTGACGCCGCAGGGCCACGCGCTGAAAGACAAGGCGCGCGCCGTGCCGCAGTCGATCCTGGCGGCGTCGGACTGCTCGGTGTCGGAGCTGGTGGCGATGAAAGACGAGATCGTCGCGCTGCGCGACCGGCTCAATGCGGTGATCGGGGAGTAG
- a CDS encoding GNAT family N-acetyltransferase, which produces MIAPVPVTKFEISSGTPLCDALLALNNSHAEELSWLERERLQDLVAQAFYARRIGNLDAFMIALDQDGQYDSPNFLWFRSRYARFVYVDRIVVAASARGMGCARRLYADLFDRAAEAGYDRIVCEVNQQPPNPASDAFRAALGFAEVGRASIHKGSKTVRYLSRTL; this is translated from the coding sequence ATGATCGCACCCGTCCCGGTCACCAAATTCGAGATTTCGTCCGGCACACCGCTTTGTGACGCCCTGCTTGCGCTCAACAACAGCCACGCAGAGGAGTTGTCATGGCTCGAGCGCGAGCGGCTGCAAGACCTCGTCGCGCAAGCCTTCTACGCCCGCAGGATCGGCAATCTCGATGCTTTCATGATCGCATTGGATCAGGACGGACAATACGACAGCCCGAACTTCCTGTGGTTTCGATCCCGCTACGCGCGCTTTGTCTATGTCGACCGGATCGTGGTCGCAGCTTCCGCTCGAGGCATGGGATGCGCGCGCCGGCTTTATGCCGACCTGTTCGATCGCGCGGCCGAGGCCGGGTACGATCGCATTGTCTGCGAAGTTAACCAGCAGCCTCCGAATCCGGCGTCGGATGCCTTTCGCGCTGCATTGGGATTTGCCGAGGTCGGCCGCGCAAGCATCCACAAGGGCAGCAAAACGGTACGCTATCTGTCGCGCACCCTCTAA
- a CDS encoding DUF1150 family protein, translating to MSEGHVAFEYEAKNVSPETLATLGEGHIAYVKQIRSEDVPGLFPEAPKIAPGLKLFALHAADGTPIMLTDSREAAVANAWSNELQAVSVH from the coding sequence ATGAGTGAAGGTCACGTTGCGTTCGAATACGAAGCCAAGAACGTCTCTCCGGAGACGCTGGCAACCCTCGGCGAAGGCCATATCGCCTATGTGAAGCAGATCCGCTCCGAGGACGTGCCTGGGCTATTCCCCGAGGCTCCGAAGATTGCGCCCGGCCTGAAGCTCTTCGCGCTCCACGCCGCCGATGGCACGCCGATCATGCTGACCGACAGCCGCGAAGCCGCGGTCGCCAACGCCTGGAGCAACGAGCTGCAAGCCGTCAGCGTGCACTGA